From Trichoderma atroviride chromosome 1, complete sequence, one genomic window encodes:
- a CDS encoding uncharacterized protein (EggNog:ENOG41), whose amino-acid sequence MAHQTDSVTIHNVITFLQGFDPKDRFLTVIEKEDGFNYICTLILPLVFRHASQSKLLPQGNSLPRIQRIQKIVVLEGIFPELSSRKHATASKGPLSSEQKTMPDPNTILEDTQSSDKSRTLVPNEIPQHDTTLEGSRSSERSSAPDRNETHESTSPQQCTLVVHNASCVDSSSLPADSSSPAALLSETVPFQDSAIELSENSLSLRNSQAAVQGQITPGDPGTETNGIPITEQDKERTLDYTTLASTIKISLNFSLWSNSPESFWNDSKGALNPKDYSLIINPRIFVKDALEKKIST is encoded by the coding sequence ATGGCGCATCAAACAGACTCAGTAACTATCCACAATGTCATCACATTTTTGCAGGGCTTTGACCCAAAGGATAGATTCTTAACTGTTATAGAGAAAGAGGATGGTTTTAATTACATCTGCACTTTAATACTGCCTCTTGTATTTCGTCATGCGTCTCAGTCAAAACTTTTACCTCAGGGCAACAGCCTACCAAGGATACAACGAATTCAGAAGATTGTGGTTTTAGAGGGCATATTCCCTGAGCTGTCCTCACGAAAACACGCCACCGCTTCCAAAGGCCCTTTATCATCAGAGCAAAAGACAATGCCAGATCCCAATACGATTCTAGAAGATACCCAATCATCGGACAAAAGCAGAACGCTAGTTCCAAATGAAATTCCACAACATGACACGACTCTGGAAGGGTCCCGATCATCTGAACGAAGTTCAGCGCCAGATCGCAATGAAACCCATGAATCGACCTCACCGCAGCAATGTACCTTAGTTGTTCACAATGCCTCATGCGTTGATTCGTCTTCACTCCCAGCAGATagttcttctccagcagctttaTTATCAGAAACCGTTCCATTCCAGGATAGTGCTATAGAGCTCTCGGAGAATTCTTTGTCATTACGAAACTCCCAGGCTGCTGTACAAGGGCAAATCACTCCCGGGGATCCTGGAACAGAAACAAACGGCATACCAATTACAGAACAGGATAAAGAGAGAACGCTAGATTACACGACCCTGGCGAGCACCATTAAAATCTCTTTAAACTTCTCATTATGGTCTAACTCTCCAGAGTCATTTTGGAACGACTCCAAGGGGGCGCTAAATCCCAAGGACTACAGTCTCATCATCAATCCTAGAATCTTTGTTAAAGACGcacttgaaaaaaaaatctcaacTTGA
- a CDS encoding uncharacterized protein (EggNog:ENOG41~TransMembrane:1 (o411-431i)) codes for MDDSRIFSWISNLLEETVHHNNSLPSDAIRERKRKRKITSSLASPPSSSMSTDSNKMTSTPKKRRLERAETPIDLEATPRPAIRTFPSSSTSISLSRSLSRSLSTSRSQAGSASRSSSPKKQMMSLSLDDTIVYTELVIDTVPVAAKELYETLEDFAENKNILPHSFQQAISQQQAITQQRATTLQQATALQQANTQLQKCQNKVDVYEKLKSCCRPESAPDDNLPGRIPSLNEIDEIVRKAIQVGTRGDNESRWNGAVNLRLLDMIFEDPLTGPISEFGATDCTSAQLHKEFRPVASTSRMIDDCIFRSFVDDEEWTSAIKKFAHINPTQSINHTDFISIQYDPLLLSIETKKPAAELEKAKLQIGIWHAAQWNFLEWAVGEKLLQQRIAQGLDEPTTAQDQEDFKKEKLAALSALAFIPGIIISGYRWLPVLSTYDKTKKTTVLCTDTAFGTTRTIKGAYAVVAGVRELTAWGRDVYLPWFKEHVLIFD; via the exons ATGGATGACAGCAGGATCTTTTCTTGGATTTCCAATCTTCTGGAAGAGACTGTACATCACAACAATTCCCTACCTTCAGATGCGATCCGAGAACGCAAGAGAAAACGCAAGATCACATCTAGCCTTGCAAGTCCTCCATCTAGCTCTATGAGCACAGATTCCAACAAAATGACATCAACTCCAAAGAAACGCCGATTAGAGCGCGCAGAAACGCCGATTGATCTTGAAGCAACGCCTCGACCGGCAATTCGAACCTTTCCAAGCTCTTCGACTTCGATATCCCTCTCTAGATCTCTTTCCAGATCTCTCTCTACATCTCGCTCCCAAGCAGGCTCGGCATCAAGATCATCGTCACCTAAAAAACAAATGATGAGCTTAAGTCTGGACGACACGATAGTATATACCGAACTTGTTATAGACACCGTGCCCGTGGCTGCGAAAGAGCTGTATGAGACTTTGGAAGATTTCGcagaaaataagaatattcTACCACATAGCTTCCAACAGGCGATTTCTCAGCAACAGGCGATTACTCAACAACGGGCAACCACTCTACAACAAGCCACCGCTTTACAACAGGCGAACACTCAATTGCAAAAATGTCAAAATAAGGTCGACGTGTATGAAAAGTTGAAGTCCTGTTGTCGGCCAGAAAGTGCGCCTGATGATAATTTGCCTGGCAGGATTCCGTCTCTGAATGAGATAGATGAAATAGTCAGAAAGGCTATTCAAGTTGGCACTCGCGGTGATAATGAGTCCCGTTGGAATGGCGCTGTCAATTTAAGACTGCTCGATATGATATTCGAAGATCCTCTTACGGGACCGATTAGCGAATTTGGTGCTACAGACTG TACCTCGGCCCAACTACATAAGGAATTCAGACCGGTAGCTTCTACTTCGAGGATGATTGACGACTGCATATTTCGCTCGTTTGTGGATGACGAAGAATGGACATCGGCCATAAAGAAATTCGCCCACATCAATCCTACCCAATCTATCAACCATACCGACTTTATATCGATTCAATATGACCCTCTTCTACTGAGCATTGAGACTAAGAAGCCTGCTGCGGAATTAGAGAAGGCGAAACTACAGATCGGCATATGGCATGCTGCGCAATGGAACTTTTTAGAATGGGCTGTTGGTgagaagcttcttcaacaacGGATAGCCCAAGGTCTTGATGAACCAACTACAGCTCAAGATCAGGAAGACTTTAAGAAAGAGAAACTTGCAGCATTATCAGCCCTTGCCTTTATCCCAGGTATCATCATTAGTGGATATCGATGGCTTCCAGTGCTCTCTACATATGACAAAACGAAAAAAACTACAGTGTTGTGTACAGACACAGCTTTTGGGACAACTAGAACGATAAAGGGAGCTtatgctgttgttgctggtgtTCGGGAGCTTACCGCTTGGGGGAGGGATGTTTACTTGCCATGGTTTAAAGAGCATGTGCTGATATTTGATTGA
- a CDS encoding uncharacterized protein (EggNog:ENOG41~TransMembrane:1 (i7-29o)), producing MALIQRFLVLIPLFFSFITIVLINLVLFAGNQQGFMEDYAIIRFNTSVLGQTIVRNSDSDNNKSIVGKNLARDSLDDSLDDLFNDLTANMAALLGISDWYSIHITNACQVALIYLAQTNSTLLEYLTKR from the exons ATGGCTCTTATACAAAGATTCCTTGTTCTTATTCCCCTATTCTTCTCATTTATTACTATTGTTCTGATTAACTTGGTGCTATTTGCTGGTAACCAGCAGGGGTTCATGGAGGATTATGCCATAATTAGG TTCAATACATCCGTGCTTGGCCAAACCATCGTCAGAAATAGCGACAGTGACAATAATAAGAGCATCGTCGGCAAGAATCTGGCTAGAGACAGTCTTGATGACAGTCTTGATGATTTATTTAACGACTTGACCGCAAACATGGCTGCACTCCTTGGCATTAGCGACTGGTATTCTATCCACATTACAAACGCTTGCCAAG TTGCACTCATTTATCTCGCTCAA ACCAATTCAACTTTACTAGAATACTTAACCAAGAGATGA
- a CDS encoding uncharacterized protein (EggNog:ENOG41), protein MTTESTLDIMKKLSISDALSMRNRYPQNSLLRACYDERINPVSYLQDTFDYVITLMAAMLDTGCIIFGARALPFFVPDSVPSNAPWKFGVSGYKESVADMVNALEICGVDWNTIAKNIASDLSHHGKATISRRMLENLATWVTSLGSKTASLILGKRLYNIVDAYDQMKEEASRDIKGFELRLDKNNRIRFIPTADVWARENEEIAYNDAHGRSCSILHGRIKTKRGYEKVQLIIGSHINGIKSCMAFVKDFYASHVQCFIGGWCASHLYYKQTSLKQAKIWRDASATKDPKIVRAVEKYKKKGFEFSEAGRSGIKIRSLNDEDALLIEYGKMYRQFIAQYRYPMLSDMLNERRENISGISWTEFDGRIVSFQSALGSYFRTKKVTFAGSELPMSSRRRLGNMIAAGVKAPGKLRSAEYCSSVKEREPMNELMKGWAMHVVATSGTTRCYLQDATLWAWTL, encoded by the coding sequence ATGACCACCGAGTCTACTCTAGATATTATGAAAAAGCTTAGCATCAGCGATGCGCTGAGCATGAGAAACAGATACCCGCAAAACAGTCTTTTACGGGCTTGTTATGATGAGCGCATCAACCCAGTGTCATACCTTCAAGATACATTTGACTATGTGATAACGCTGATGGCGGCTATGTTGGATACTGGATGCATTATATTTGGCGCCAGAGCGCTACCATTCTTCGTTCCTGATTCTGTACCCTCTAATGCTCCCTGGAAGTTTGGCGTCTCAGGGTATAAGGAGTCGGTCGCGGACATGGTCAATGCTCTCGAGATTTGCGGAGTGGACTGGAATACAATTGCAAAGAATATTGCTTCAGATTTGTCTCATCACGGCAAAGCGACTATCAGCCGGCGAATGTTGGAGAACTTGGCCACATGGGTGACCAGTCTCGGCAGCAAAActgcttctctcatcttgGGAAAAAGGCTTTATAATATCGTCGATGCGTACGAccagatgaaagaagaagcgtcCCGAGATATTAAAGGATTTGAGCTAAGGCTAGACAAGAATAATCGTATTCGTTTCATTCCGACTGCAGATGTATGGGCTCGGGAAAACGAAGAGATTGCTTATAACGATGCTCATGGGAGATCTTGTAGCATCCTCCATGGCAGAATTAAGACTAAAAGAGGCTACGAAAAAGTGCAATTGATCATTGGATCTCATATCAATGGAATCAAGAGCTGCATGGCTTTCGTCAAAGATTTCTATGCCAGCCATGTACAGTGCTTTATCGGAGGCTGGTGCGCCAGCCATCTTTACTATAAGCAAACCAGCttgaagcaagcaaaaataTGGAGAGACGCTTCCGCCACAAAGGATCCCAAGATCGTTCGCGCTGTAGAGAAgtacaaaaagaagggatTCGAATTCTCAGAAGCTGGACGTTCCGGGATCAAAATCCGATCTTTAAATGACGAGGATGCTCTGTTGATCGAGTATGGCAAGATGTATCGCCAATTCATAGCCCAATACCGCTATCCCATGCTAAGTGATATGTTGAACGAGAGGCGTGAGAATATCTCTGGCATTTCGTGGACAGAGTTTGACGGCCGTATTGTCAGCTTTCAGAGTGCCTTGGGAAGTTATTTCCGCACCAAAAAGGTCACTTTTGCGGGCTCAGAGCTACCAATGTCgagtcgccgccgcctcggcAATATGATTGCAGCCGGTGTAAAAGCTCCTGGCAAGCTCAGATCTGCGGAATATTGCAGCTCAGTGAAAGAGAGGGAGCCTATGAATGAGCTGATGAAAGGGTGGGCAATGCACGTTGTGGCAACATCTGGCACGACTAGGTGCTACTTGCAAGATGCAACGTTGTGGGCATGGACACTATAG
- a CDS encoding uncharacterized protein (EggNog:ENOG41), whose translation MAPLVCRVVDIFNIGVKGVHVLLECRDEFYHCVARLDAMTGDDGWICAWLPMIHPLDDDIEPQIVDTKDVPRVSLAFIPHSHPAAPWLSIRADLYLSGMACHGVILHLEESPRLEYLAQSAMDSTDRAGVAPQSRDLRTPSPFLLSSPIITPAQGYEASEDQSDATREIAAEKSTAGRKRKLELASEKRTRTTRRRLV comes from the coding sequence ATGGCTCCCTTAGTTTGCCGAGTCGTCGACATCTTCAATATTGGCGTCAAAGGGGTGCATGTGCTCCTCGAATGCCGAGATGAATTCTATCACTGCGTTGCGCGACTGGACGCCATGAcgggagatgatggatggatctGCGCTTGGCTTCCCATGATACACCCTCTAGACGATGACATTGAGCCCCAGATCGTGGATACTAAGGATGTGCCGCGGGTATCTCTAGCTTTCATACCGCACTCTCACCCCGCGGCTCCCTGGTTGAGCATACGCGCAGATCTTTACCTTTCAGGCATGGCTTGCCATGGGGtgattcttcatcttgaagaaAGCCCGCGGCTAGAATACTTAGCGCAGTCGGCCATGGACTCCACAGACAGGGCGGGCGTGGCGCCGCAAAGCCGAGACCTTCGAACGCCGTCGCCTTTTCTATTATCATCGCCTATAATTACCCCTGCTCAGGGCTATGAGGCATCAGAAGACCAATCGGATGCGACCAGAGAGATAGCCGCCGAAAAATCGACTGCTGGCCGGAAGAGGAAGTTGGAATTGGCATCGGAAAAAAGAACTAGAACTACAAGACGGCGCTTGGTGTAA
- a CDS encoding uncharacterized protein (SECRETED:SignalP(1-19)) encodes MRLFIQLMPLALLFNLLLAEPLYSTASPPKLEANQGSVASISVPPIKVGCKHGGDFQCIGTSGGGKTKILCRCVGEEPYRHRTEKPEMKPTSVACIDTGFPITVEKGTQTTNSSHAGSPRPTTSWGGCLSSVPPLKMDNFTAKVQPTTCLQHPGSIGSNASHPPALKVPPKANAVSNTRS; translated from the exons ATGCGCCTTTTCATCCAACTTATGCCTCTGGCTCTCTTGTtcaatctgcttcttgcaGAGCCCTTGTATTCCACAGCGTCTCCACCTAAGCTTGAAGCTAATCAAGGAAGCGTCGCTTCAAT AAGTGTTCCTCCGATCAAGGTGGGCTGTAAACATGGAGGCGATTTTCAGTGTATTGGCACTAGCGGGGGTGGGAAAACTAAAATTCTTTG TCGATGCGTGGGCGAAGAACCATACCGACATCGTACGGAGAAGCCCGAAATGAAGCCAACATCCGTAGCTTGTATAGACACTGGATTCCCAATCACAGTGGAGAAAGGTACACAAACAACCAACAGCTCGCATGCAGGTTCTCCTCGACCCACTACAAGCTGGGGGGGGTGTCTGTCATCAGTGCCCCCTCTCAAGATGGACAATTTTACTGCAAAAGTCCAACCAACAACATGCTTGCAGCATCCTGGATCAATCGGAAGCAATGCATCACATCCGCCAGCGCTCAAGGTCCCCCCCAAAGCCAACGCAGTCTCAAATACCCGCTCATGA